A stretch of the Archangium violaceum genome encodes the following:
- a CDS encoding helix-turn-helix transcriptional regulator: MTNCNNSERKVVLVPKGGLWDCEQVADYLNVSKSWVWKQCRENLGLPFVELGARNYRFDPEKVKAWVDAQSRQSQQQVQVG; the protein is encoded by the coding sequence ATGACGAACTGCAACAATAGCGAGAGGAAGGTGGTTCTGGTGCCCAAGGGAGGGCTCTGGGACTGCGAGCAGGTGGCGGACTACCTGAACGTGTCGAAGTCGTGGGTGTGGAAGCAGTGCCGGGAGAACCTGGGCCTGCCCTTCGTGGAGCTCGGCGCGCGCAACTACCGCTTCGACCCAGAGAAGGTGAAGGCCTGGGTGGACGCGCAGTCTCGGCAGTCCCAGCAGCAGGTGCAGGTGGGCTGA
- a CDS encoding tyrosine-type recombinase/integrase yields the protein MTSAYFRPNKKGKDVVAAGKRLQRRAPDFGTWWIRYRDAAGRTTRERTAARMEAEAERMAQEKALYAEKVAGGFANPAPVPMTCEELFEKYLDANKHLGSQAPMRSQVKNWLVPHFKKKPVAAVTPADCDALLTKSRDAGQKPATVRQLHIRARLVFKYAMRLGAVRENPWDRVPRPKVPVKSPRFLSRDQVQALLGAAGQYRLLLLTAVLTGLRRGELAALAWTDIHWDEGPCGVLHVRRSWDRDTTKGGKERVVPLHPVLRGELEAAFQKVDRDERGALVEPLVFASPEGGLRNEAWHTAKLVRRIGERAGVDLPEGFTFHDLRKTFLTHLLSDTAGNIGAGQQLAGHSTPAVTSTYYLGKNLTFLAEAVQALKLVEPASPPEHTASTRRLQVVPTPSRSAMKG from the coding sequence GTGACGAGCGCGTACTTCCGGCCCAACAAGAAGGGGAAGGATGTGGTGGCCGCGGGCAAGCGCCTGCAGCGGCGCGCCCCCGACTTCGGCACGTGGTGGATCCGCTACCGGGATGCGGCCGGGCGGACTACCCGCGAGCGCACGGCCGCGCGCATGGAGGCCGAGGCCGAGCGGATGGCACAGGAGAAGGCCCTGTACGCGGAGAAGGTGGCGGGTGGCTTCGCGAACCCAGCGCCGGTTCCGATGACGTGTGAGGAGCTCTTCGAGAAGTACCTCGACGCGAACAAGCACCTGGGCTCGCAGGCCCCCATGCGCTCCCAGGTGAAGAACTGGCTGGTGCCGCACTTCAAGAAGAAGCCGGTGGCCGCCGTGACGCCGGCCGACTGCGACGCGCTGCTGACGAAGTCTCGGGACGCGGGACAGAAGCCGGCCACGGTGCGGCAGCTCCACATTCGCGCGCGACTCGTCTTCAAGTACGCCATGCGCCTGGGCGCCGTCCGGGAGAATCCCTGGGACCGCGTTCCCCGTCCCAAGGTGCCGGTGAAGAGCCCGCGCTTCCTGTCGCGGGACCAGGTGCAGGCGCTGCTCGGTGCTGCCGGCCAGTACCGGCTGCTCCTCCTTACTGCGGTGCTCACGGGCCTGCGCCGCGGCGAACTGGCGGCACTGGCCTGGACGGACATCCACTGGGATGAGGGTCCGTGCGGTGTCCTCCATGTGCGCCGCAGCTGGGATCGTGACACCACCAAAGGCGGCAAGGAGCGCGTGGTGCCCCTCCACCCCGTGCTCCGCGGAGAACTCGAGGCGGCATTCCAGAAGGTGGACCGGGACGAGCGCGGTGCACTCGTGGAGCCTCTGGTGTTCGCCTCGCCTGAGGGCGGGTTGCGCAACGAGGCCTGGCACACCGCCAAGTTGGTGCGCCGCATCGGAGAGCGCGCCGGGGTGGACCTTCCCGAGGGCTTCACGTTCCACGACTTGCGGAAGACCTTCCTCACCCACCTCCTGTCGGACACGGCGGGGAACATCGGCGCGGGCCAGCAGCTGGCCGGCCACTCCACGCCTGCTGTCACCTCCACCTATTACCTGGGGAAGAACCTCACCTTCCTCGCCGAGGCCGTGCAGGCGCTGAAGCTGGTGGAACCAGCCTCGCCGCCCGAGCACACCGCGAGCACACGGCGTCTCCAGGTCGTTCCCACTCCTTCCCGTAGTGCCATGAAAGGCTAG